In the Candidatus Dechloromonas phosphoritropha genome, CCCTCATCGATTCGTAAATCATGCAAGACCGTCACAGCGCGCGGTGCGCGGTGCGCGGCGAGGATGGATTCATTTTTCTTCGACGCCGTATTTGATGTCGAGCCGGTCCATTTTCCACACGTAAACCCAGATCAGAACGACGAAGGTGATCAGCGATCCCTGATTGGCGAACCAGAAACCGAGCGGGAAGCCGCCGATGTGATAGGCATCGAGTTGATTGGCGATCAGGATGCCGCACCCGTACGACACCGCGAACCAGATGATCAGAAGAATACTGATCAAGGTCAGGTTTTCCTTCCAGTACGCCTGTAGTTCCTTTGTTGCATGAATGGAATTAGACATGGTGACTCCTCCTTCTGGTGTGCAATGAAAGACTCATGACCGCGCGTGGAGGGGAGACCCGAGGCACGACGCCTGTTTCGCAAAAAGCTACTGCGAAATCCGTAATCGAGGGGCACTTCCCACGAACGACTGTTTCTCTTGTCGCTGACCGGATGTTCCAGTCTCCGGACTGCTCAGCACTTCGCTATCGAAGTTCCCGCCAGGGTCGTTGATTAGGTGATTTTTGCGGTCTCGGCGAGACGCTTCAGAATCAGAGTGGACGATGATTCTTACAATACCCTTACAAGATCTGCGGTTTCTTGATCTTTCGGAACCCCATTGCGGTTTTTGAGGAAATTCTGGACGCGGAGCCGGGTGGAGCGACAATCGGCGGCGCACCGGAACGACAGCGGCGGCTTCCGGCCCGCCGTCCGGCGCGGGCATGGCAAACCCGACATTGGCGATAGCGGAGGCTGCTTTCTAGCGCCGCCAGAATGCGGGCATCAGGACGACGAGCAGGGTGAAGATCTCGAGGCGTCCGAGCAGCATCGCCCAGGTACATACCCAGGTCTGGAAGTCGGTCAGCACGGCATAGGTCGTGGACGGCCCGACCAGGTTAAGGCCGGGTCCGGTGTTGTTGAGACAGGCGACGACCGCCGAGAGAGAGGTGACGGGGTCGAGACGGGTCGCCATCAGCAGCAGCGTCAGCGAAACGGTGGTGACCACGTAGATGAACATGAAGCCGAGGATGGAGTGCAGGACAGTATCGGGAATCGTCATCCTGCCGAAGCGCACGTTCAGCACGCTGCGTGGATGCATGGCGCGCATCAGCTCGCGGAACACCTGCTTGTAGAGGATCACCGCACGGATCATCTTGATTCCGCCGCCGGCTGAACCCGAGCAGGCGGCGAAAGTACAGAGAAACAGGATCCACATCTGCGCGAAAATGGGCCACTGTCCGTAGTCGGTGGTGGCAAAGCCGAGCGAGGTGGCCACGGAAACCGAATGAAAGGCAACATAACGCAGCGTTGTCAGGAAATCGCCGTAGATTGCGTCCGGCATCAGCCAGAGCGACAGCAGGACAGAACTCAGCGCCAGGACAGCAAGAAAATAATGCGCCTCGACGTCCACACGGTAGGGGTGCAGGGAGCGTTTCGTGAAAACGAGAAAGTGGGTGGTGTAGTTGATGCCGGCGAGCAGTGCGAAGAAAATCACCACCAGTTCTATCTCCAGGCTGTTGAAGTGGCCCAGGCTGGCATCCTTTGTCGAGAAACCGCCGAGTCCCATGACCGAGAAGGCATGCATCAACGCATCCCAGGGGTCCATCCCGGCGTGGAGAAGTGCCACGGCGCATGCGGCCGTGAGGATCACGTAGACCACCCAGAGCCCCTTGGCGGCTTCGGTAATACGTGGCGTGACCCGTGAATCCTTCATTGGCCCCGGCGTTTCGGCCTTGAACATGCTGCGTCCGCCGATACCCAGCAGCGGCAGGATGGCCACCGCGAGAACGACGACGCCGAGGCCGCCAACCCAATGCATGAAGGTACGCCAGAAGTTGATCGACACCGGCAATGCGTCGAGCCCGGAAAGCACCGTCGCTCCGGTTGCGGTCAACCCCGAAACCGCCTCGAAATAGGCGTCGGTCCACGACAGGCC is a window encoding:
- a CDS encoding TrkH family potassium uptake protein, with the translated sequence MRVRSYGKGGRVISRFASVFYILGILIAGFGALMLIPLAISWLTADGAHSAYDEAVLITFATGALLALSVRGKRREMQVRESFLLVALIWSLLPAFGALPLYLHIDGLSWTDAYFEAVSGLTATGATVLSGLDALPVSINFWRTFMHWVGGLGVVVLAVAILPLLGIGGRSMFKAETPGPMKDSRVTPRITEAAKGLWVVYVILTAACAVALLHAGMDPWDALMHAFSVMGLGGFSTKDASLGHFNSLEIELVVIFFALLAGINYTTHFLVFTKRSLHPYRVDVEAHYFLAVLALSSVLLSLWLMPDAIYGDFLTTLRYVAFHSVSVATSLGFATTDYGQWPIFAQMWILFLCTFAACSGSAGGGIKMIRAVILYKQVFRELMRAMHPRSVLNVRFGRMTIPDTVLHSILGFMFIYVVTTVSLTLLLMATRLDPVTSLSAVVACLNNTGPGLNLVGPSTTYAVLTDFQTWVCTWAMLLGRLEIFTLLVVLMPAFWRR
- a CDS encoding DUF4212 domain-containing protein; this translates as MSNSIHATKELQAYWKENLTLISILLIIWFAVSYGCGILIANQLDAYHIGGFPLGFWFANQGSLITFVVLIWVYVWKMDRLDIKYGVEEK